In the genome of Populus alba chromosome 11, ASM523922v2, whole genome shotgun sequence, one region contains:
- the LOC118051888 gene encoding uncharacterized protein: MAASKKLDSRSPIPSRPTNPNSRNSETSNPMRRSFSGSPFVKPSIISNQRGGGGFNPNTPVNTPSDYPRRNSISRENIAVALPDHEDKENGKDQNWKSVRIRSPAKGAKNFMSPTISAASKINASPRKKILADWNEQIRTSISFSDTKSPLIEDLYSKPNKGLNQKKEVSFDSTVTYLGDNWDSKSEEHVDLMVDSRSKDDLMEDLYSKPNKGLNQKKEVSFDSTVTYLGDNEDSKSEEHVDLMVDSSSKDYLDLSSENLTMEKDCVNLDPSFEISPRVSSSFPNPALAPLDADPSVPTYDPKTNYLSPRPQFLHYRPNPRIELYLNKERDGQPLEEIFASECSSETEVSEAEDSHSDDSRKESDASLADEVKESDASSSDEVKEEEELEELLLASEPISISTYVEEEELLVSEPNSISTSVEKAEEKRVPKSRFYTRRKFIALLSVLTVGFLYVSVSKSQVMDPSVLNNFTFLEPYVPPEFSEYNRQAFDVLAQKVQLWLHQSLCYTHNLINCFRGVHILGPFQYANLTVLLEDGIVDSQFVFDRSILGSKVKYEEKVLESIKGAEVNINLVDEEDQPRAVDENIEVVGDKNEWDFDSAPDSEEFSVPESIKGAEVNINLSDEEDQPSTDDENIEVLGEKNDWDFNSAPDSEEFSVPESEEANLRPGSGVTETGKSAQEVIEESAETAANVVELQSNMVLEDQSVLIPQAAEIQPEISNSPSQGINDISSAGIESPASEVNFEILAGSATENLRSSELVNTRSAQIMVGISLIVFSLLGTAFIYMKSQTPTTRNAASAVDQMLATKKLDDSPMPVAAEHTGIVGESSCPSEMSSFSLSYSKKGQGGTSEAHSCERKPRKNIYRREFMASPDYSVGSMGSPSYGSFTTYEKIPSKHGNEDEEVITPVRRSSRIRNQVTSP; encoded by the exons ATGGCTGCAAGCAAGAAGTTGGATTCTCGCTCTCCAATACCTAGCAGACCAACCAATCCTAATTCAAGAAACTCAGAGACTAGTAATCCAATGAGAAGGAGTTTTAGTGGAAGCCCATTTGTCAAACCCTCTATTATTTCCAAtcaaagaggaggaggaggctttAACCCCAACACTCCTGTTAATACTCCTTCag ATTATCCTCGAAGAAACTCCATTAGCAGAGAAAATATAGCTGTTGCTTTGCCTGATCACGAGGACAAAGAAAATGGTAAAGACCAGAATTGGAAATCAGTGCGAATACGTTCACCAGCGAAGGGTGCAAAGAATTTCATGTCTCCAACAATTTCTGCAGCTTCGAAAATTAATGCATctccaagaaagaaaatcttGGCAGACTGGAATGAGCAAATTCGCACTTCAATCTCGTTTTCTGATACTAAAAGCCCTTTGATAGAAGACTTGTACTCCAAACCGAACAAGGGTTTGAATCAGAAGAAGGAGGTCTCGTTTGATTCAACAGTCACTTACTTGGGAGACAATTGGGATTCCAAAAGTGAGGAACATGTTGATTTAATGGTAGATTCGCGTTCTAAAGATGATTTGATGGAAGACTTGTACTCAAAGCCGAACAAGGGTTTGAATCAGAAGAAGGAGGTCTCGTTTGATTCAACAGTCACTTACTTGGGAGACAATGAGGATTCCAAAAGTGAGGAACATGTTGATTTAATGGTAGATTCGAGTTCTAAAGATTATTTGGACTTGTCATCAGAGAACCTAACTATGGAGAAGGATTGTGTTAATCTTGATCCAAGTTTTGAGATTAGTCCAAgggtttcttcttcatttccaaACCCTGCTTTGGCACCTCTTGATGCAGATCCATCAGTGCCTACTTATGATCCTAAGACTAATTACCTCTCACCAAGGCCTCAGTTTCTTCATTACAGGCCCAACCCTAGAATTGAGCTTTATCTAAACAAGGAGAGAGATGGCCAGCCACTTGAGGAGATCTTTGCATCTGAGTGCTCTTCGGAAACTGAAGTTAGTGAAGCAGAAGACAGTCACTCTGATGATTCACGGAAAGAATCGGATGCTTCTTTGGCTGATGAGGTGAAAGAATCCGATGCTTCTTCAAGTGATGAGgtgaaagaagaagaggagttGGAAGAGTTGCTGCTAGCATCCGAGCCCATTTCCATTAGTACTtatgtggaggaggaggagctgcTTGTATCTGAACCCAATTCCATTAGTACTTCGGTGGAGAAGGCTGAAGAAAAAAGGGTGCCTAAATCACGTTTCTATACAAGAAGAAAGTTCATCGCTTTGCTTTCGGTCCTGACTGTTGGATTTTTATATGTTTCAGTTTCTAAATCCCAAGTCATGGATCCTTCTGTGCTCAATAACTTTACCTTTCTCGAGCCATATGTCCCACCTGAATTCTCAGAGTATAACAGGCAAGCTTTTGATGTTCTAGCTCAAAAGGTCCAGCTTTGGCTACATCAGTCTCTGTGTTACACGCATAATCTGATAAACTGCTTCAGAGGTGTGCACATTTTGGGTCCATTTCAGTATGCTAATTTGACCGTTTTGCTCGAGGATGGCATAGTTGATAGTCAATTTGTATTTGACCGGAGCATTTTAGGATCGAAAGTTAAGTATGAAGAGAAAGTTTTGGAGTCCATAAAGGGGGCAGAGGTCAACATTAATCTAGTGGATGAAGAAGATCAACCAAGGGCAGTTGATGAGAACATTGAAGTCGTAGGAGATAAAAATGAATGGGATTTTGATAGTGCTCCGGATTCTGAAGAGTTTAGTGTTCCCGAGTCCATAAAGGGGGCAGAGGTCAACATTAATCTATCAGATGAAGAAGATCAACCAAGTACAGATGACGAGAACATTGAAGTCCtaggagaaaaaaatgattgggATTTTAATAGTGCTCCGGATTCTGAAGAGTTTAGTGTTCCCGAGTCTGAAGAAGCAAATCTGCGTCCCGGATCTGGGGTGACTGAAACTGGTAAGTCAGCACAAGAAGTCATCGAAGAAAGTGCTGAAACTGCCGCCAACGTTGTGGAGCTTCAAAGTAACATGGTCCTTGAAGACCAGTCTGTTCTGATCCCACAAGCTGCAGAAATTCAACCAGAAATCTCGAATTCGCCATCTCAAGGTATAAATGATATTAGTTCTGCAGGTATTGAGTCCCCTGCATCAGAGGTCAATTTTGAAATACTTGCAGGTTCTGCAACAGAAAATCTGCGGAGTTCAGAATTAGTGAACACACGCTCAGCACAGATAATGGTGGGAATTTCCTTGATTGTTTTCAGTCTACTTGGAACAGCCTTCATTTATATGAAAAGTCAAACTCCCACAACTCGAAATGCTGCATCTGCAGTGGATCAAATGCTAGCCACTAAGAAACTGGATGATAGCCCAATGCCAGTTGCAGCAGAACATACAGGCATTGTTGGAGAGTCATCATGCCCATCGGAAATGAGCAGTTTCAGCTTGTCCTACAGCAAGAAAGGACAGGGGGGTACAAGTGAAGCTCATAGCTGTGAGAGGAAGCCTAGGAAGAACATCTACAGGAGAGAATTCATGGCTTCGCCGGATTACTCTGTTGGCTCCATGGGTTCGCCTTCTTACGGCAGTTTCACCACGTATGAAAAGATCCCTAGCAAGCAT GGAAATGAAGATGAAGAGGTGATCACTCCAGTTAGGCGCTCTAGCAGAATTAGAAACCAAGTCACTTCTCCGTGA
- the LOC118051879 gene encoding aspartate--tRNA ligase, chloroplastic/mitochondrial, whose amino-acid sequence MTLLLRSFPLITLRTTRPYSLPLLQTLLKNHFPKSLSTKHTRTLVALSAAASSSSSSPETILKQQQQPKDTLLWVSRTNFCGQLSINDVGARVRLCGWVALHRVHGGLTFFNLRDHTGVVQVATLPDEFPDAHSIINDLRVEYVVVVEGVVRSRPVESVNKKMATGFIEVVAEHAQLLNAVKAKLPFLVTTVDGAKDSVKEEIRLRYRCLDLRRQQMSSNIMLRHRVVKLIRRYLEDVQGFVEIETPILSRSTPEGARDYLVPSRIQPGTFYALPQSPQLFKQMLMVSGFDKYYQIARCFRDEDLRADRQPEFTQLDMELAFTPMEDMLRLNEDLIRKVFLEIKGVQLPNPFPRLTYAEAMSRYGSDRPDTRFDLHLKDVSDIFSESSFRVFADSLKSGGIIKVLCVPSGAKSYSNTALKKGDIYNEAIKSGAKGLAFLKVLDNGEFEGISALLSSMDPTNKEQLLSRCSAGPGDLILFAVGHHSSVNKTLDRLRLFIANQLGLIDPSRCSILWVTDFPMFEWNETEQRLEALHHPFTAPNPEDMKDLSSARALAYDMVYNGVEIGGGSLRIYKREIQQKVLEIVGITPEQAEAKFGYLLEALDMGAPPHGGIAYGLDRLAMLLAGANSIRDVIAFPKTTTAQCALTRAPSEVDPQQLKDLSFSTQ is encoded by the exons ATGACTCTTCTTCTCCGATCCTTCCCTCTAATCACTCTCCGCACCACCAGACCCTACTCTCTTCCTCTCCTCCAAACTCTTCTCAAAAATCACTTTCCCAAATCACTTTCAACAAAACACACAAGAACCCTTGTAGCTCtttctgctgctgcttcttcttcttcttcttcccctgaaACCATTCtcaagcaacaacaacaaccaaaaGATACCCTCCTCTGGGTCTCTCGTACCAACTTCTGCGGCCAATTATCCATCAATGATGTAGGTGCACGTGTTCGTCTCTGTGGGTGGGTAGCTCTTCACAGAGTCCATGGTGGTCTCACCTTTTTCAATCTCAGAGACCACACTGGCGTTGTCCAG gttgcgACTTTGCCTGATGAATTTCCTGATGCGCATTCTATTATAAATGATTTGAGAGTTGAGTATGTGGTTGTTGTCGAAGGGGTTGTTCGGTCTCGGCCTGTTGAGTCTGTTAATAAGAAAATGGCCACTGGTTTTATTGAG GTAGTTGCGGAGCATGCTCAATTGTTGAATGCAGTGAAAGCAAAGTTGCCGTTTTTAGTTACTACAGTAGACGGTGCTAAGGATTCTGTTAAGGAGGAGATTCGTTTGAG ATATCGATGCCTTGACTTACGGCGGCAGCAAATGAGCTCTAACATTATGCTGAGACACAGGGTGGTGAAACTCATTAGAAGATATCTTGAGGATGTGCAGGGTTTTGTGGAG ATTGAGACCCCCATACTTTCTAGATCTACTCCAGAAGGTGCCCGGGATTATTTAGTGCCTTCAAGAATTCAG CCAGGAACCTTCTATGCTTTACCCCAGAGTCCACAACTCTTTAAGcaaatgttaatggtttctgGTTTTGACAAATATTATCAAATAGCAAG ATGCTTTAGAGATGAAGATCTAAGGGCAGATAGACAACCCGAGTTCACCCAGTTAGATATGGAATTGGCATTCACTCCCATGGAGGATATGCTGAGACTCAATGAAGATCTAATTCGAAAG GTATTTTTGGAGATTAAAGGTGTCCAGCTACCAAACCCATTCCCTAGGCTTACATATGCTGAAGCAATGAGCAGATATGGTTCAGACAGGCCAGACAcaagatttgatcttcatttgAAAGAC GTATCTGATATTTTTTCAGAGTCctcttttagggtttttgcTGATAGCTTGAAAAGTGGGGGTATTATTAAAGTTCTCTGTGTGCCTTCAGGTGCTAAAAGTTATTCAAACACTGCTCTTAAAAAAGGTGACATTTACAATGAAGCAATCAAATCAGGAGCAAAAGGTTTGGCCTTTCTAAAGGTCTTGGATAATG GGGAGTTTGAGGGAATTTCTGCATTACTTTCAAGTATGGATCCAACAAATAAAGAGCAGTTGCTAAGTCGCTGCTCTGCAGGACCAGGGGACCTTATCTTGTTTGCAGTTGGTCATCATTCATCAGTTAATAAAACTCTTGATCGACTTAGGCTATTCATAGCCAATCAGCTGGGCTTGATTGATCCT TCCAGGTGTTCAATTTTGTGGGTGACTGATTTTCCAATGTTTGAGTGGAACGAAACAGAGCAGAGGCTTGAG GCCTTGCATCACCCATTTACCGCTCCCAATCCTGAAGACATGAAAGACCTTTCCTCTGCACGTGCCCTTGCTTATGACATGGTTTATAATGGGGTTGAG ATTGGTGGAGGAAGTTTGAGAATTTATAAACGTGAGATCCAGCAAAAAGTTTTGGAAATTGTTGGCATCACCCCCGAACAG GCTGAAGCGAAGTTCGGCTATCTTCTGGAGGCGTTGGACATGGGTGCTCCTCCACATG GGGGGATTGCTTATGGGCTGGATAGATTGGCTATGCTGTTGGCTGGTGCTAATTCCATCAGGGATGTCATAGCTTTCCCAAAGACAACAACAGCTCAGTGTGCCCTTACTAGGGCACCATCAGAGGTGGATCCTCAACAGCTTAAAGATTTATCTTTCAGTACCCAATAG
- the LOC118051787 gene encoding uncharacterized protein, which translates to MDPCPFVRILVGNLALKFPVSSKPSLLSTVQCFCKIKLKNFPTQKATIPLVNNKKQQENKKPEGNPLSSSLAACYSLDKTQIDDLLSCKKPKNLEIELYIRDNGVTCGLKDEKMLGRVTVPLDMRKSESRPCVMHNEWIDIGENNKGEPTRFYLCVRVEPDPRYSFQFGGDPECSPQVFQVQGSVRQAVFTCKFSLRNPGDRNLVSMPSMTEPAPPRNWLPSLGTDKDPSAKERKGWSITIHDLSGSPVAMASMVTPFVPSPGSNHVSRSNPGAWLILRPAQGTWKPWGRLEAWRERNANALGYHFELLHDSVSASPTTTTLVNCVINAKNGGKFTIDMTNSVGTPVSSPHSSCDFGSGSWSGSEFGVGLLSPFVYKGFVMQSSVNNGNDQSSKPEVEIGVQHVNCTEDAAAFVALAAAVDLSVDACKSFTRKLRKELRQSQSFVV; encoded by the exons ATGGATCCGTGCCCTTTTGTACGGATCCTTGTTGGTAACTTAGCACTCAAGTTTCCCGTCTCTTCGAAACCTTCCTTGTTAAGTACTGTTCAATGTTTTTGCAAGATCAAGCTCAAGAATTTCCCTACTCAAAAAGCTACAATCCCTTTagtgaacaataaaaaacaacaagaaaataaaaaaccagaaGGCAATCCTTTATCGAGTTCTTTAGCTGCATGTTATAGTCTTGACAAGACTCAGATTGATGATCTCTTGTCTTGCAAGAAACCCAAGAATTTGGAGATTGAGTTGTACATTAGGGACAACGGGGTTACTTGTGGATTGAAAGATGAGAAAATGTTGGGGAGAGTGACTGTGCCTTTAGACATGAGAAAGTCAGAGTCTAGGCCTTGTGTTATGCATAATGAATGGATTGATAttggagaaaacaacaaaggaGAACCTACACGGTTTTATTTGTGTGTTAGAGTTGAGCCCGATCCTAGATATTCATTCCAGTTTGGTGGAGATCCTGAGTGTAGTCCTCAGGTTTTTCAGGTGCAAGGGAGTGTTAGGCAGGCGGTTTTCACTTGCAAGTTCAGCTTGAGGAATCCAGGAGATCGTAATTTGGTTTCTAT GCCATCAATGACAGAACCAGCCCCACCAAGAAATTGGCTGCCCTCCCTAGGAACTGATAAAGACCCATCAGCAAAAGAGCGAAAAGGATGGTCAATCACGATCCATGACCTATCTGGATCGCCTGTTGCTATGGCATCAATGGTGACACCCTTTGTACCATCCCCGGGTTCGAACCATGTTAGCCGGTCCAATCCCGGGGCATGGCTAATCCTTCGCCCAGCACAAGGAACTTGGAAACCATGGGGCCGCCTGGAGGCATGGCGTGAACGTAATGCCAATGCTTTAGGATACCATTTTGAATTGCTACATGACTCTGTTTCAGCCTCCCCTACCACCACCACACTAGTCAATTGTGTTATCAATGCTAAAAATGGAGGGAAGTTTACAATTGACATGACAAATAGTGTTGGCACCCCAGTAAGCAGTCCACATTCTAGTTGCGATTTCGGTTCTGGATCGTGGTCTGGATCGGAGTTTGGTGTTGGGTTGTTGTCCCCGTTTGTGTACAAAGGTTTTGTAATGCAATCAAGTGTCAACAATGGTAATGACCAAAGTAGTAAGCCAGAGGTGGAGATAGGGGTGCAACACGTGAATTGCACAGAGGATGCGGCGGCCTTTGTGGCATTGGCAGCAGCAGTGGATCTAAGTGTGGATGCTTGTAAATCCTTTACTCGTAAGCTAAGGAAAGAGTTGAGACAGAGTCAGAGTTTTGTCGTttga
- the LOC118051786 gene encoding uncharacterized protein — MIKRSPIRNPRSKGIKAKHVLQICLLLGVCFWLIYQVKHSHDKKKELEGKDASFSQKTLSHDVLPKLGRKDPHPGLQDKTSEKNEEEEEEDTGMDEEGNTKEENRHEKEDEEEGGQEGGGTKDDEVEREEEHMHEEEEKGGEVTDHLEKEKEEQIEHEEDERNEEANSEENNDEGREVGDDEVDERDQEKIEGEADPDGEFMDEEKEREDDEGEKKESQGNEGGGKEIQGNEDEDREVQTDNETQSEDQDHDGGKNSHVAREEHYMADDASSAVTHDTQIISTGPEKEGLEKSNENLAAADLQQEKHFINDNPLDVNGDKNNSTSQLEQAENGHSLNATTDEKKNDETTLAKSKDESPNNTTVTVLSSDQSVSSNKSTEVSSEAGDKQVSENLEVPGTSQQNGMLNVSDSTQIRNATVDGHVTGDVANLQTTQSEQVNDGINSEGIQSDSNSKILGQTENADSFGNDSSNSTSNSESGGPDKTIKKPEVTAAEDVNSGFSSGTNETTEATHDENSDTIHESGGTDENTNSSTANETGDAVIHDPNDSSDSSIGQDEREARIDLGTLPDIGGVDSGNVAEE; from the coding sequence ATGATCAAGCGGTCACCAATTAGAAACCCCAGATCCAAAGGAATCAAGGCAAAACATGTTCTTCAGATTTGTTTGTTGCTTGGTGTCTGCTTCTGGTTGATCTACCAAGTCAAGCATTCCCATGACAAGAAGAAGGAGCTTGAAGGAAAAGATGCGAGTTTCTCTCAAAAAACACTAAGCCATGATGTGCTTCCGAAACTTGGGAGGAAAGACCCCCATCCTGGTTTGCAAGACAAAACTAGTGAGAAAAacgaggaagaagaggaagaagacacTGGAATGGACGAGGAAGGAAATACGAAGGAAGAAAATAGGCATGAAAAAGAggatgaagaagaaggagggCAGGAAGGGGGAGGAACCAAGGATGATGAGgtggaaagagaagaagaacatatgcatgaagaggaagaaaaaggaggagaagTAACTGATcatttagagaaagaaaaggaagaacaaaTTGAGCATGAAGAAGATGAGCGAAATGAAGAGGCAAACAGTGAAGAAAACAACGACGAGGGCAGAGAAGTTGGAGATGATGAGGTAGATGAACGTGACCAAGAGAAAATAGAAGGAGAAGCTGACCCTGATGGTGAATTTATggatgaagagaaagagagggaggaTGATGAAGGTGAGAAAAAGGAAAGCCAAGGCAATGAAGGCGGAGGAAAGGAAATTCAAGGTAATGAAGATGAAGACAGGGAAGTTCAAACAGACAATGAAACTCAATCAGAAGATCAGGATCATGATGGAGGTAAGAATTCACATGTAGCCCGAGAGGAACATTACATGGCAGACGATGCTTCCAGTGCAGTGACTCATGATACCCAAATTATAAGCACTGGACCGGAGAAGGAAGGTCTGGAGAAATCAAATGAGAACTTGGCAGCAGCTGATTTGCAACAAGAGAAGCATTTCATTAATGATAACCCTTTGGATGTTAATGGGGATAAAAACAACTCAACGTCTCAGCTTGAACAAGCTGAAAATGGCCATTCTTTGAATGCAACAactgatgaaaagaaaaacgatGAGACCACTCTGGCCAAGTCCAAGGATGAGTCACCTAACAACACAACAGTGACGGTGCTGTCCAGTGATCAATCAGTATCAAGCAATAAGTCGACAGAAGTGAGTTCAGAAGCTGGTGATAAGCAGGTCAGTGAAAACCTTGAAGTTCCCGGTACATCCCAGCAGAATGGAATGTTGAATGTCTCAGATTCAACTCAAATTCGAAATGCAACAGTTGATGGTCATGTTACTGGAGACGTAGCCAACCTACAAACCACTCAATCGGAACAGGTTAATGATGGCATAAATTCTGAAGGTATCCAATCTGATTCTAACTCAAAAATCCTTGGTCAAACTGAGAACGCAGACTCATTTGGCAACGACTCCTCAAACTCTACTAGTAATTCAGAGTCTGGTGGACCTGATAAGACCATTAAGAAGCCTGAAGTAACAGCTGCAGAAGATGTCAATTCCGGGTTTTCTTCTGGAACAAATGAGACAACGGAAGCCACTCATGATGAGAACTCTGACACCATACATGAATCAGGTGGAACAGATGAAAACACCAATTCTTCTACCGCGAATGAGACCGGAGATGCAGTCATTCATGACCCTAATGATTCTTCAGATTCTTCAATTGGCCAAGACGAGAGAGAGGCTCGCATAGATCTGGGTACGCTGCCAGATATAGGAGGGGTTGACAGTGGAAATGTTGCAGAAGAGTGA